The Bacillus sp. B-jedd sequence GGATCCCAAAATTGAAAAAGACGATGATATTATCATCAAAGTAACGACTTCAGCGATTTGCGGATCGGATCTCCATCTTATACACGGAATGATTCCGAATACACCGGCTGACTTCATCATTGGCCACGAACCTTTGGGAATAGTCGAAGAAACAGGCCCAAATGTAACAAAGGTTAAAAAAGGGGACAGAGTGATTATTCCCTTCAATGTCGCCTGCGGCCATTGCTGGTACTGCGAGCATGACCTGACAAGCCAGTGTGACAATTCCAATCCTCACGGGGACGGCGGTGGTTTTTTCGGTTACTCCGAGACTTTCGGCGGCCATCCCGGAGGCCAAGCACAGTATATGAAAGTTCCCTATGGCAATTTCACTCCTTTCAAAATTCCAGAAGACTGTGAAGTTGAAGATGAAAAGTTGGTTTTAATAGCAGACGCGATGTCGACAGCATACTGGTCGGTTGATCATGCGGGAGTTAAAGCAGGCGACACAGTCATTGTGCTCGGATGCGGCCCTGTAGGCTTATTGGCGCAAAAGTTTGCCTGGATGAAAGGCGCGGAGCGGGTCATTGCCGTCGATTATATCGATTATAGGCTGGAACATGCCAGAAGGACGAATAAAGTTGAAACAGTCAATTTTGAGAAGTATGAAAATACCGGGGAATATTTGCAAGAATTAACAAAGGGCGGTGCTAATATTGTCATTGATGCCGTCGGGATGGACGGAAAAATGACTCCAATGGAATTTTTGGCTACAGGCCTGAAGCTGCAGGGTGGTGCCCTTGGCCCGGTCATCATGGCCTCCCAGGCTGTAAGAAAAGGAGGGACTGTCCAAATTACCGGTGCCTACGGAGCAAGATATAACGCTTTTCCTTTAGGGGATTTTTTCAACCGGAATATAGACATTAAAATGGGCCAGGCGCCCGTCATCCCTTACATGCCTTATTTGTACGACCTCGTTGCAAAGGGGAAGGTGGACCCCGGCGATATTGTCACACACGTCATCCCGCTAGCCGAAGCAAAAAGAGGATATGAATTGTTTGATACAAGGACGGATAATTGCATTAAAGTGGTGTTAAAACCAAATTAACCTTAAGCGGCTTGTAGGTACAGGCCGTTTTTTTTTTTCAGATACCTCCATGTTTAGGCTTAGAGCCTAATAGGTAAAGACTTGTATAATCGTCTAAATGGGTGGATGTCATGAAAGATTTGTTGTTGGTTTTTGAGGATATTACTTTAACGAGAATTCTTCTTTTCTTATTTTATACAGGATTGATTCTTTTCACTAATTGGATCATAAAAGGTATTGCAAAAGTAGTTGCGATCAGGAAGCCCGGACTTAACAAACGGTATATTCCTGCTGTAAATTCCCTATTAAATTGGCTAACTTTTTATTCCATTGTTTTACTATTTGTATTACATTTTTACGAAACGGATTGGATGTTCAAGCCTCTCTACTCAAAAGGCGGGGTTGACGTTACCTTTTTTTTGATCATTACAGCCTTCATGATTGTCAGTTTTGCAAATAGGATGGTAAAACTGTTTACGAAATACGTCCTTACTAATATGTATGAACATTACAATATTGACAGGGGACTTGGGTATACAATCAGCCAAATCATCTATTACCTCGTTATGATTGCGGCCCTCGCTTTCAGTTTTACTCGCGTTGGGATAGATTTGACCGCACTTGGTGCCATTTTCGGCGTCTTGGGCATTGGAATCGGTTTCGGGATGAGAAATGTAGCCGGGAACTTTGTTTCCGGTATTATTATGCTTTTTGAAAGGCCGGTTGAAGTAGGCGAAGTTATTGAAATTGACGATAAGGTTGGCAGGGTCGAAAAAATCCGCTTACGATCCACCCTTGTCCGGACGGCAAAGGAAGGCACACTCATCATCCCGAATCAGTATTTCATCGAGCATATCATCAAAAACAGAACGACGGCGGAGATGAGAGCGATCGTCAAGGTAAGCGTGAGCTTTGGCTCGGACTCGAGAATAGTTCAACAACTGCTTGAAGATGCGGTTGATAACGTGAAGAAATATTACACGGGTATCCTTGAATCGCCGAACCAGGAAATAAGGTTTGTGGAATTCAGGAACAGTGCGATGGATTTTCAAATTGAACTTCCGGTTGTGAATTTTGAAATAAAAGAAATGGTTGAAAGCGAATTGCGCCATTCAATTTCTAAATTGTTAAATCAAAGTGAGATAAGGTTGCCGGCCATCGTTACCGAGGCGGAAAAAGAAGGGTAATTTCGTTTTCGGATAGAAAAGAAAAATCTTCCTGTTTTTGACGGAGAGAGAATGGGGTACAGCCTAATAACGTTCAATAGAGGAGGAATCGCCATGGCAGATAAAAAGAATGACCATATCCATTCAAAGGAACAAGCCGAATATTTTAAAGACCGTGCCGGGACTGAAGAAGCACGATTTCATGTGGTGCCGCATGATGAGGAAGGTTGGGTAGTAAAACGCGAAGGACAGGACAAGCCAGAAATGACGACTGATTCGAGGTCAGAGGCTGTCAAAGAAGCGAAAAAGCTTGCCGAGGAAGCTGGAACAATGGCCTATATCCATAACAAAGAAGGCAGAATTGAGGAACAGCATAATTACCAGGACTAGTAAAACTGCTGAAGATTTAGCAGTGGGGCAACGTGGCTGGTTAATAATAGGCTGTTTGCAAGGAGAAAGTTAAAATGCCGGCGGGGGGCTTGCTCTCGCCGCTTTTAATTTGGGGAAAACGATAAGGAAGGGTTATAAAATATGTAAATTGAGCGGCTTCGGAAAGCGTCTGAAGCTGGGATTCGATACAGAAATCACATCTCGTCAGCATTATACCCGAAAGCTTAGGGAAACCGCTCATCCAGGAATGAAAGTAATCTTAAGCATCACCGAACCAATGGCCTTTAAGGATCAATTCGGTCATTACTCTTCACATTCAATCCACTGCCTAAATAAAATGCGGATGTTCGTGGCTATTCCCGGTATTTGTTTTGGCGTCCCTATGTCTGTTTAAGTAAAAGGTCAGGCGCATGCATAAAAGGGTGACCGCTCCCAAAAAGAGGCCATTGAAAAGGACACCGAAAGCTTGGCTCATTTCGTTTTTTACCGCTAAAATCCACCAGACGCTTGATATTCCGATGAAGGTAAAACAAACGAAGAAGGCGTGCAGGACAATTTCTCCCGGTGAAGTTTCCAGCCTTGATTGCTTAACTACGTGAACCAATGAGCAAACCAACGCTGAAATAAGAAAACTGAAATAGATTACCGTTCTCATTCCCAACTATTCACCTCCTTTTAAAAAGCCTACTATTATTATATCAAAATATTCATATGTGAAGCATTATTTTTTTATTAACTTATTAAGAACAAAAAGCGCAAGCGCCTTGATCAGCCCCGACCAGCATAAGACGGAGCCCGGAGGACGGGCCTGCCCTCCGGAGGGATATGGCTTATGACCTCGAGGGGCTAGGCGCTGG is a genomic window containing:
- a CDS encoding zinc-dependent alcohol dehydrogenase, whose amino-acid sequence is MKAVTYQGIKDVEVKEVADPKIEKDDDIIIKVTTSAICGSDLHLIHGMIPNTPADFIIGHEPLGIVEETGPNVTKVKKGDRVIIPFNVACGHCWYCEHDLTSQCDNSNPHGDGGGFFGYSETFGGHPGGQAQYMKVPYGNFTPFKIPEDCEVEDEKLVLIADAMSTAYWSVDHAGVKAGDTVIVLGCGPVGLLAQKFAWMKGAERVIAVDYIDYRLEHARRTNKVETVNFEKYENTGEYLQELTKGGANIVIDAVGMDGKMTPMEFLATGLKLQGGALGPVIMASQAVRKGGTVQITGAYGARYNAFPLGDFFNRNIDIKMGQAPVIPYMPYLYDLVAKGKVDPGDIVTHVIPLAEAKRGYELFDTRTDNCIKVVLKPN
- a CDS encoding mechanosensitive ion channel family protein, which gives rise to MKDLLLVFEDITLTRILLFLFYTGLILFTNWIIKGIAKVVAIRKPGLNKRYIPAVNSLLNWLTFYSIVLLFVLHFYETDWMFKPLYSKGGVDVTFFLIITAFMIVSFANRMVKLFTKYVLTNMYEHYNIDRGLGYTISQIIYYLVMIAALAFSFTRVGIDLTALGAIFGVLGIGIGFGMRNVAGNFVSGIIMLFERPVEVGEVIEIDDKVGRVEKIRLRSTLVRTAKEGTLIIPNQYFIEHIIKNRTTAEMRAIVKVSVSFGSDSRIVQQLLEDAVDNVKKYYTGILESPNQEIRFVEFRNSAMDFQIELPVVNFEIKEMVESELRHSISKLLNQSEIRLPAIVTEAEKEG
- a CDS encoding DUF2188 domain-containing protein, whose product is MADKKNDHIHSKEQAEYFKDRAGTEEARFHVVPHDEEGWVVKREGQDKPEMTTDSRSEAVKEAKKLAEEAGTMAYIHNKEGRIEEQHNYQD